From a region of the Luteibaculum oceani genome:
- a CDS encoding MraY family glycosyltransferase has translation MATPVVIKVAKIKHLVDVPDRKRKVHVYSTPTIGGVSIFACFLITFCLFAPVTDVNTGNEFRYLICCLLILFYVGLKDDITGLSALKKLIAHLIVGYILVYLADIRIVSMGGIFGLHQLPDIVSYSLSIFTYIVIINSMNLIDGIDGLAAGIGCLASLFFAFYFYQCGDLFWTTLAISLAGALSGFLVFNFSPAKIFMGDSGSLVIGFVLAILAMKLINYPTQPDWEFLRPVSKPVLAMSILSYPLIDTLRVFAIRALNGVSPFSPDKNHVHHILIDDNKRRHGPVAVILYGYCIAVILLNLVWDQLPVTWYFVAMLFSAALLLQALVWIKRLR, from the coding sequence GTGGCAACACCGGTTGTCATTAAGGTGGCGAAAATTAAGCACCTGGTGGATGTTCCGGATCGAAAAAGGAAGGTACATGTGTATTCTACTCCAACCATTGGTGGTGTTTCGATATTCGCTTGTTTTTTAATTACATTTTGCTTGTTCGCCCCAGTTACTGATGTTAACACGGGTAACGAATTTAGATACCTCATTTGCTGTTTGCTTATCCTCTTTTACGTTGGGTTAAAAGACGATATAACTGGCTTATCCGCACTTAAAAAGCTGATTGCTCATCTTATTGTTGGGTACATTCTGGTTTATCTAGCTGATATTAGAATAGTAAGTATGGGGGGGATATTTGGGCTACATCAATTACCCGATATCGTTTCGTACAGCCTCAGTATTTTTACTTATATCGTCATAATAAATTCAATGAATTTAATAGACGGTATAGATGGTTTGGCAGCAGGTATTGGGTGTTTGGCCTCCTTGTTTTTTGCTTTTTACTTCTATCAGTGTGGCGACCTGTTTTGGACTACCCTAGCTATATCATTAGCGGGTGCGCTTAGTGGCTTCTTAGTCTTTAATTTTTCTCCAGCCAAAATATTTATGGGCGACTCTGGGAGTTTGGTTATTGGTTTCGTTTTGGCCATTTTGGCAATGAAGCTTATAAATTACCCTACCCAACCAGATTGGGAGTTTTTAAGACCCGTTTCCAAGCCTGTTTTGGCAATGTCTATTTTGTCTTATCCACTCATAGACACGCTAAGAGTTTTTGCAATTCGAGCCTTAAATGGAGTTTCCCCATTTTCCCCGGATAAGAATCACGTGCATCACATCTTAATCGACGATAATAAAAGGCGTCATGGTCCTGTAGCTGTAATTTTATACGGCTATTGTATTGCAGTAATTCTATTGAATTTGGTTTGGGATCAACTACCTGTAACCTGGTATTTTGTGGCCATGTTATTTTCGGCTGCCCTTTTATTGCAAGCACTGGTTTGGATTAAAAGATTGCGTTAA
- the fcl gene encoding GDP-L-fucose synthase: protein MNKAAKIYVAGHRGMVGSAIVRKLKQEGYSNLVYKTSSELDLRNQSAVNTFFESEKPEIVFLAAAKVGGIVANNTYRADFLYDNLLIASNIIKAAHDFKSEKLLFLGSSCIYPKLAPQPLKEEYLLSGYLEPTNEPYAIAKIAGIKLCEEYRNQYNCNFISAMPTNLYGPNDNYDPQNSHVLPALIRKFHEAKLNGSKSVTLWGTGSPKREFLHVDDLAEACLFLMDNYNDSQFLNVGVGEDLSILELAELIKDIVGFEGEIVHDTSKPDGTPRKLMDVTRINNLGWKAKISLQEGIKSVYEEFTSKYSA from the coding sequence ATGAATAAAGCCGCCAAAATCTATGTAGCCGGACATAGGGGGATGGTGGGGTCTGCCATCGTTCGAAAATTGAAGCAAGAAGGCTATAGCAATCTGGTGTATAAAACCAGTTCTGAGCTGGATTTACGCAACCAGTCTGCTGTAAACACTTTTTTTGAATCCGAAAAACCAGAGATTGTTTTTCTAGCTGCTGCTAAGGTTGGGGGGATAGTTGCAAACAACACTTATCGTGCCGACTTCCTGTATGATAATTTGCTGATTGCCTCCAACATCATAAAGGCCGCACATGATTTTAAATCTGAAAAACTACTCTTTTTAGGCTCATCTTGTATCTACCCAAAGCTTGCTCCACAGCCTTTAAAAGAGGAGTATTTGCTTAGCGGATACCTGGAGCCAACAAATGAACCTTACGCCATTGCAAAAATTGCGGGAATAAAGTTGTGCGAAGAGTATAGAAACCAGTACAACTGCAATTTTATTTCTGCCATGCCGACCAATTTGTACGGTCCAAATGATAATTACGACCCTCAAAATTCGCATGTACTGCCGGCCTTAATCAGAAAGTTTCACGAGGCTAAGTTGAACGGTAGTAAAAGCGTTACCCTTTGGGGTACGGGCTCTCCAAAACGAGAGTTCTTGCACGTAGATGATCTGGCGGAGGCTTGTTTGTTCCTAATGGATAATTATAATGATTCCCAGTTCTTGAATGTTGGAGTAGGAGAAGACTTATCTATTCTGGAGCTTGCCGAGTTGATAAAAGACATCGTTGGCTTTGAAGGTGAAATTGTACATGACACGAGTAAGCCCGACGGTACACCAAGAAAATTGATGGATGTTACACGTATTAATAACTTGGGCTGGAAAGCAAAAATTTCTCTCCAAGAGGGAATAAAATCTGTTTATGAAGAGTTTACGTCAAAATATTCTGCATAA
- the gmd gene encoding GDP-mannose 4,6-dehydratase, producing MKKVALITGITGQDGAYLAELLLEKGYEVHGLKRRASLFNTDRIDHLYQDPHEKNIRFKLHYSDLTDSTNLIRIVQEVQPDEIYNLAAQSHVQVSFEMPEYTANADGVGTLRLLEAIRICGLEKKTKFYQASTSELYGLVQEIPQKETTPFYPRSPYGVAKLYAFWITKNYREAYGMYACNGILFNHESPLRGETFVTRKITRAVAKIKLGLQDKLYLGNLDAKRDWGHAKDYVEGMWRMLQQETADDFVLATGKTYEVRHFVNLAFKEVGIELEWKGSGVDEKGLDKATGNVLVEIDERYHRPAEVDLLVGDASKAKKELGWEPKYDLEGLVKDMVQADLSLFQRDKYLLKGGHKVMNYHE from the coding sequence ATGAAGAAGGTAGCTTTAATTACAGGAATCACTGGACAGGATGGTGCTTATTTAGCAGAACTCCTACTAGAAAAAGGATATGAAGTGCATGGTTTAAAAAGGAGAGCATCTCTTTTTAATACCGATAGAATAGATCACTTATACCAGGATCCTCACGAAAAAAATATTCGATTTAAGTTACACTACTCAGACTTAACCGACTCCACTAATCTTATTCGTATTGTGCAGGAGGTGCAACCTGATGAAATATATAACCTAGCAGCTCAATCGCACGTACAAGTTTCTTTTGAAATGCCAGAGTATACAGCAAACGCTGATGGAGTGGGTACTTTGCGCTTGTTAGAGGCAATTAGGATTTGTGGCCTGGAAAAGAAAACAAAATTCTATCAAGCTTCTACATCGGAACTTTACGGGTTGGTACAGGAGATTCCTCAAAAAGAGACCACGCCATTTTACCCTAGATCTCCATACGGGGTGGCTAAGTTATATGCCTTTTGGATTACCAAAAATTACCGTGAAGCCTACGGAATGTACGCATGCAACGGAATACTATTTAACCACGAATCACCACTTAGGGGGGAGACTTTTGTTACAAGAAAAATAACAAGAGCAGTTGCTAAAATTAAACTCGGACTTCAGGATAAACTGTACTTAGGAAATCTCGATGCTAAACGCGATTGGGGACACGCCAAGGACTACGTTGAAGGTATGTGGCGCATGCTGCAGCAAGAAACCGCTGATGACTTTGTATTGGCAACAGGAAAAACCTACGAGGTTAGACACTTTGTTAACCTTGCTTTTAAGGAGGTTGGAATAGAGTTGGAGTGGAAAGGAAGCGGAGTCGACGAAAAAGGTCTAGATAAAGCAACTGGAAATGTTTTAGTTGAAATAGATGAACGCTACCACCGACCTGCAGAAGTAGATTTATTAGTAGGAGACGCTAGTAAGGCGAAAAAAGAATTGGGCTGGGAACCAAAATATGATTTAGAAGGCCTTGTTAAAGATATGGTTCAGGCCGATCTTAGCTTATTCCAAAGAGATAAATACCTGCTAAAAGGTGGCCATAAAGTGATGAACTATCATGAATAA
- a CDS encoding energy transducer TonB → MELKKNPEANLENKRSGFLFVGLVFALALVLLAFEYTTYDKEISSLGELQLDLIEEEIVPIAQVQPPPPPPPPQPTTVIEIVDDEEDVEEELEVMDLEVDEDTDVEIVEMPAEEVEEEEIFTIVEQMPQFPGGDAELFKYLGKNIKYPTMAQDAGIQGVVFVTFVVEKDGSVSDARVLRGIGGGCDEEALRVVRSMPKWTPGEQRGKKVKVQYNLPVRFTLR, encoded by the coding sequence ATGGAGTTAAAGAAAAACCCAGAAGCTAACCTAGAAAACAAACGCAGCGGATTTTTATTCGTGGGGTTAGTCTTTGCCTTGGCCTTGGTGCTATTGGCATTTGAGTATACCACCTACGATAAGGAAATATCTTCCTTAGGTGAATTACAATTAGATCTTATCGAGGAGGAAATTGTGCCTATTGCACAAGTGCAGCCACCTCCACCACCTCCACCACCACAACCTACAACTGTTATCGAAATTGTAGACGATGAGGAGGATGTTGAAGAAGAACTTGAGGTTATGGACCTTGAGGTTGATGAAGACACCGACGTTGAAATCGTTGAGATGCCGGCAGAAGAAGTAGAAGAAGAAGAGATTTTTACCATTGTTGAGCAAATGCCTCAATTCCCTGGTGGAGATGCAGAGCTTTTTAAATACTTAGGAAAGAACATTAAGTACCCAACCATGGCACAAGATGCAGGTATCCAAGGGGTAGTGTTCGTAACCTTCGTAGTTGAGAAAGATGGTTCTGTTTCAGACGCTAGAGTTCTACGCGGAATTGGCGGAGGATGCGACGAAGAAGCGTTAAGAGTTGTTCGCTCTATGCCAAAATGGACACCAGGTGAGCAGCGTGGTAAAAAAGTGAAAGTTCAGTACAACTTACCAGTAAGGTTTACCCTTAGGTAA
- a CDS encoding VanZ family protein, which yields MVFRFHVVSIIWGLIILVLGLIPSSWFPENNLGEFSMDKVIHFTLYFIFTLVTIIGVKKEYIHGGFRYHPIVFSLVLVITFSCLTEILQNWVVDRNFEWMDILANMSGILAGLTGFRVLYGKRLFYL from the coding sequence TTGGTATTCCGTTTCCATGTGGTGAGTATAATTTGGGGACTAATTATCCTGGTCCTTGGATTAATCCCCTCTTCTTGGTTTCCAGAAAATAACCTGGGAGAGTTTAGCATGGATAAGGTCATCCACTTTACCTTGTATTTTATTTTTACCCTGGTTACCATAATTGGAGTTAAAAAGGAATACATACACGGCGGATTTCGATACCACCCCATAGTTTTTTCACTCGTTTTGGTAATTACATTTTCGTGTCTTACCGAGATTTTACAGAATTGGGTGGTGGATAGAAATTTTGAATGGATGGATATTTTAGCCAACATGTCTGGAATTTTGGCTGGATTAACAGGATTTCGGGTTCTATACGGAAAGCGATTATTCTATTTATAG
- the gcvH gene encoding glycine cleavage system protein GcvH, whose amino-acid sequence MNIPADLKYTKDHEWVKIEGDIATVGITDFAQGELGDIVFVDVDTVGDDVEEGEVFGSVEAVKTVSDLFMPLTGEVMEFNEELEDNPELVNEDPYGKGWMIKIKMADTNVDSLLSADDYKAIL is encoded by the coding sequence ATGAATATTCCAGCAGATTTAAAGTACACCAAAGACCACGAGTGGGTTAAAATAGAAGGAGATATTGCAACGGTAGGTATCACCGATTTTGCTCAGGGAGAGCTAGGAGATATTGTTTTTGTAGACGTAGACACCGTAGGTGATGACGTTGAAGAGGGAGAAGTTTTTGGGTCGGTAGAGGCTGTTAAAACTGTTTCTGACTTGTTTATGCCACTTACCGGTGAGGTAATGGAATTTAACGAGGAGTTAGAAGATAATCCTGAGTTGGTAAATGAAGATCCATACGGTAAAGGATGGATGATAAAGATTAAGATGGCCGATACAAATGTAGATAGTCTATTATCTGCAGACGACTACAAGGCTATTCTGTAA